taggccaatatccaaccttccttttatctctaaagttcttgagaaggtggtggtgactcagttactggagcacctgcagagaaacagcctgtttgagatgtttcagctttagagctcatcacagtacagaaacagcacttcttaaagttactaatgatcttcttagagattcagatcatggactggtttcaatgctggttctgctggacctcagtgctgcttttgatacagttgatcacagcatcctgttacatagactggaacatgtgattgggattaaagggacagcactagactggtttagatcgtatttatctgatagataccagtttgctcatgtccatggcgttccctcttcatacagtagggttagccatggagttcctcaaggttccgtacttgGACCAATtgttttcaccttgtacatgcttcccttagggaacactgttcggcagcatgggataaattttcattgttatgctgatgacactcagttatatttatccatgaaaccagaggagacagagcagttagcgAAGCTTCAGACcagtcttaaagacataaagtcctggatgtcttcaaatttccttctccttaactctgaaaaactgaggtcatagtgtttggtcctgaacctctcagggatagattagatcacatggtTAGTAGTGGCTGTAGTAGTAGctgccaaggctgccggggtccagaaacatgatcacctgacaggcctctgtcaccccactgggtcatggtttcctctcctctcctctcctctcctctcctctcctctcctccctctcctctcctctcctctcctctcctctcctctcctctcctcctcatcaagtagacttgtgatgctatttcttgtgtagtttttctgcttcccccttctgtattcatttacaggtatcacccctttcagagctgcataatgacctccggccccgctgacccactcaaccggcagtttattcaatataatgtatttttgtatgtatttttttGCTCTatgcctttcctctcctctttttccctcccctcccctcccttttctATCCttacctgtccttccccctcttctctctctctacccagccagccatcagcaggagggtccccctacatgagcctggtcctgctcaaggtttcttcctgttaaaggggagtttttccttgccactgttgcttgtctggggttaggccgtgggattctggaaagcgccttgaaacaattaatgtatgaataaagattggtttgatttgatttgatttgatttggtaCTGGCCCAGCAgcagtggagacactggctggagagATCTGCTCAGCCGATGGTGTGGTGTTGTGGACTGACCACAAAAACCTCAACTACCTCCAGAGTGCCAAGCGGTTGAATTTGCAGCAAGCACAATGGGCTCTTTTCTGGGGCATTTCTGATTGACCCTTACCTACCAGCCTGGATCTCATTacattacatacatacattaagCCATACGCCTTGTCCCACCTGTTCTCACTCAATCCCTCCAGACCAGAGCCCATTTCCATCTTGTCTCCCTCCTGCATTGTGGGCACAGCTACCTggttggtggaggagaggatgcGGGAGGCGCATCCACTCCATCCTGGTCCAGCAGGCACCCTGCAGAACTGGCTTTTCATCCTGGAGTCCATCCGTTCCAATGTGCTGTAGTAGGGCCATTCTTCCCAGCTCAAATGTCACCCAGGCTGCCCCCGGACCGTTCGATTCCTTCAGTAACAGTTCTGGTGGCCGTCTATGTCCCACGACACTAAGTCCTTCATTACTGCTTGCCCCATGTGTGCCCAAGGGAAGTATGCTCGCAAGTCAGACCAAGGCCTCAAGTTCACATTTCAGGTCTGGAAAGCTTTCGGCAATGTGTTGGGGCCTCTCCTCCGGATACCACCCCTAGTCAAACAACAATACTGAGAGGGTCAACCATTCCCTAAAAAGTTGTTGCGATGCATCTTGGCTTGTCATCCCACCACTGGGAACTTATTCCTAGCATGTGTAGAATAACAATTCCCGTGTGTCGGCCTCCACTGGGATGTCACAATTTATGGACTCCCTTGGGTACCAACCAGCATTGTTTCAACTCCAGGAGGAGGATTAGGAGGACAGACAAAtttcatacttagggggtcgtctaatcattaggttaacatcttagtcatgctgcgataggccaaggctgccggggtctagaaacatgatcacctgacaggcctctgtcactacactgggtcatggtttcctctcctctcctctcctctcctctcctctcctctcctctcctctcctctcctctcctctcctctcctcctctctaactattctgtcctctacctgtcccccccccttctcctctctctctacccggccatcagcaggagggtccccctcctgcctggtcctgctcagggtttcttcctgttaaaggggagtttttccttgccactgttgcttgtctggggttaggccctgggattctggaaagcgccttgaaacaattttgattggaaAAGTCGCTATAtaattaaatattgatttgatttgatttgatttgatttgatttgatttgatttgatttgattgatttgatttgatttgatttgatttgatttgatttgatttgatttgatttgatttgatttgatgaggAGGTGGCGGTACCATCCATGCAGGCCAGTTTGCAAAGCTGGAGAAGCATTTTCCAGCATGCTGCCCTCCTTCGCTACTCCTGTCAACCCCAGAGGCACATCCTGGACAAGGGTCTTCTACCATGGTCAGTCTGATAAACTGGGTAGGTCGCCAGGAAACGCCCGTTAACGGGTCATGGTCCTGGTTTGggtctctgtgtttgtgttgctctaTTTTTTTCCTGTAGGGGGTGTGGTAGACCTATTTCTCTGACTCGTGCTGGCTTGTGCTAATCGGTCTGATTAGGAGCCCTTTAAAGCAGCCGACACCAACGAAACAGCTCAAGATTATTTCATCCTTGCCAGTGCTAACTCAAACATTCCAAACTCGGTAGATTTGCTAACTTTTTTGCCTTGCATTTTAGTATCCCTTCCTGAGAACACCACGTCTCCTCATCAACGAGCACCTCACCTTTTGTCCGCCTCGCACACCGCTCACCACCGCATAAACGGCAcgcacacttttttttttttaacctcttgTTGCCTCACCTGTCAGCATTCTCGGGTAtggcttttttattttggaACCAATTGTTACAGTATGACTTAATCTCTGAAGCACCAGGTGCCGTTGAAGGCAGAATCCATAAATACACATTCAACAAGGTTTAAGAGGGGATGTCACAGATCTTTTTAGCAATCAATTCTccattttcaaaatatttttttcctggtTGGTAATAGCTGTTGCTGTAGCTTGCTGGGAATGCTGAAACCTTCTCTGTGCTCTCGTCTCACGTCTTCCCTCGTCCTTTAATAATAACTTTCTTTATTTCTAAATACGGAGATGCTCTTCTCTAACCCTTCCCCAATCATAATGCTTCAGAACTTTGCAAGAGCTGCTGGCATCCGATGGTGCCATGGCACCATGGATCTGAGGGAGACACTCCTCCTCTCGTTTACTTTACAAAGTGACCGCGAGACATTTTGTGTAGAAATCATTGATGTTCAAGAGATTTTGGTTTCTTTTGAGCCCCGTGAATAAATACCATTTTCAAGTCTTCATGTTCAAGTTGCATCAATGTTAACAAAAAATTGTTCTCTTCAGGTTTAGACCAAAACTGGACCAGGCATCAGTTCAGTCTCTGAGAGCCCCTTTAGAAGCGAATACCGGTAAGTCTGTGTGAATAACGTTAGATGGCCAGTATTATGTAGCAGTTCCATGTTGCTCACCACAGGCCTGAGATTGTTAAACACGTTTTATTCACTAGATATTAAAAATACTAAAATATGTTTTCCAATAGAAAGGAATTTTCATACCAGACCTGGTCCTTCATGTAAATGATAACAATATTTTAGTTGTATTTGGTTAATAAGTAACATAACTCTAATATAATTACATATAATTAGCGGGCTTTTATTGATTCATCTAAAAGATTTACTACAAATGTCATCATGTAaggtaaaacaacaaaatgacagGCGCCTTTTCACACACAGCATTCTCGCTGACATCGAATGTAATTTTGCTTTATATGAAATCCAAAAGTGGGTTTTCGACCACAAAAGAGTCAGTTAATCGCCATCTGTCGCTATACTGCGGTCGAGCCAGCCAACACTTCGGAAGAAGCAGCAAAGCCAGCAGACACTCAAATTCAATTCCCTCTGTGTATACGAGACATTACCCTAAATGCTGAGTACAACAGGGAGTGATAGGAGCGGCTTTTTCTTGAATTTACTTCGTTCAGTAATTGTGAAACTCTTCCTGGTATATCAATCGGATCAATGGATATGTTTATCAAAGTGAAAGAAAGACTTTCGTAACTAGCAAATTTGGGAACGATGAAAACATGTTGGTAACATTCATATCCTATATTTTGAGGAAATTTCTCGTCATCGTCGTATAATGCCTCGGTACACAGCGCAAGTGGAATTCGAGTGTCTGCTGGCTTAGCTGCTTCTGCCGAAGTGTTGGCTGGCTCGACCGCAGTCATTGGTTAAACATATCGAGTGGGCGGAGCTCAATGTGGGCCCCGCCTCAACCCGTTCAACGCAGGGGAAACGGAATCTATAGAGATAGGAGAAAAACCAGTATGGCAGATTAGTGCTCCCGAGGGAACGCAACACAACCCTAAatcccctcagctgctgctaaaTATTCGCATAACCCTACAACAGCAAGCTTAAAGACATTTCACTGACACATGACTTCTAAATGTCATTTTGGAcagcagttttaatttaaacgaCGATCcgcagtttccatggcaactaCACAAACACGTCACACGTTACGTGGTAGACTTGGTTGAACACATCTGGATGTGCAAAATGACGAGCAGCGTGGTTGCAGCAGTAGGAGGGTGAAATTGGCGTCAGCGGGGGAGAGTCTAAGGAACCAGGCCGGGATTGCATCTCCTTGCCCGGGTAGCTTTCTCCTCCAGCCGCAGAGCAGCGATGAGGAGAACGACCCCCAGTGATGGCCGTGCGCGGACAACTGCTGCTTTAGTTTTGTCCACAGAAGCGAAGGGGGGTGCTGAGAGCTCTCTGCCTGCCCACAACCACCAGGTAAAGAAATCTAACCTCATTTCGTTCCTTAAAATAGGGAAGAGCAACTAAGCGGAGGAAGCTGGCAATTCGGAACGTTTTAAACCCACTTCTATCCGCTCAGTGAAGCACACGCACCGACACGCGCTCACACGCAAAGATTCATATATAATTCTTGATACTGTCCAAAACGCAATACAGGAAACGTCAGTGGTTAACACCTTTAGAAAGTATGAGAATATTGTTGTAAAGATTACTAATAGACGTTCACTTTAAGAGGTGTATAAAGGCCTTTATGCcctgttttgtttaaaaaaaaaaaaaactggcatcGTAATATTAACTTTGGTTTGCACCTAACTTTCTCAACCTTAGCAGCAATAAAAGAGAGCACCAATCCCCCAGGTCCAAAACCCACAATTCTCACTTACTATAAACAACTCCATCCTTTCAGCCTTCCTCCAGATGAGGAGTCTGgctggcctcctccaccccttcACTGCAGCCCCACATCAATCATGCCACCAGGACCACCTAGTGCCACCTTCATCGCATTGACTGCTTGCACCCCTCCCTCACACCCACCTCAAccgccctccacctccacttcctggtcaCTTCCGACCCTCTCCCCTTCAGCCCTCTCTGTAAACTGCAGCTGGTCTAGAACATTGCAGCCTGCCTCAGCTCTAGAGCCCTGCAACAGCTACACTGGCTACCATGATCACTGACTGTTTATCTGAACCCACAGACGCTGGACGCAGCAGGGAAGCTGGAGAAGACAGAGTTGAAGCCAACCCAGAGCCACAGGAACCAGAAGAGATGAAGGAGGATTTGTCCTCGCTGGACTCAGCCATTAGCATGACCCTGCATGGTGACAATTTCACAGGTGTCTCCTCTGGTGTGGCCTTCACTGACCAGCTggccaccacctcctctgttgTGCACGTGTAAGTCAGCACATGGAGCCCCTCTCATGTAGAGCTTCAAACACAGCCAGGGAATTGTTGCTAAACCAGTAATGTGGCACTGGTGCCTCTGCCATTAGCAATGAAACCTGTTTGTGTAGATCAGACTGGCACACGGGGACACTTGGATTCACTAAAATGTAACTGCATACATAAGATGCTGTATGAATGATGATGTGTACAACAATTTTAAACCCGAGAAGTGTATTGCAGGGCTTCTTTTACGGGGTTTAAAGAGTCATGTCACATATGTCTTTGTTCTTCAGGGTTGTTTCTATAGTGACCAGTCTCGTAACGACCAGCAGCACAGAAGCAACAGTGGGAAGCACCAAAAATCTGTCAACTCTCCGAGACAAGCGAGGGAGCCAGTTTGGTGAGATCCTGGAGGCTTCACCACTGTCGGTGCTCAGTGCCTCAGAGAGCAGCTCCATCCTTCACGGTGTCATGGTGGCAGCTGAGGCCCTGGttcttctctccatcttcctcttatCCAGCCTGGGCAACTCGGCAGTCATCGTTGTCATTATTAAGCACCGGCAGCTTCGGACAGTGACCAATGCTTTCATCATGTCACTGTCGCTGTCGGACTTCCTCACAGCCATTTTGTGCCTCCCCTTCTCTTTTGTCATGCTGTTCAGTAAGGATGGCGTATGGATGTTTGGGGACCACTTCTGTGTGGCGAATGGCTTTTTCAACACTTGTTTTGGGATCATCTCTACCTTGACCATGACGCTGATCTCCTTTGACAGATATTACGCCATTGTCAGACAGCCGCAGGCCAAAATGGACCGCCAGAAGGCAACTCAGTTGTTGCTAGCTGTGTGGTTGACTGCTGTTATTTTTGCGTTGCCGTGGTATCTCCTAGCTTCAGCTCCTTCTCAAATCCATAAGCGAGGTTTCTATCACTGCATGTACGTCTTCCACTCTGGGACATCACGTTTGGGGACGGCCTACAGCATTTGCCTTATCATTGTGTGTTACTTACTGCCTTTCtccctgatgtgtttttgtcattaCAATATTTGTAAGACGGTTCGTCTCTCCGAAATCCGAGTCAGGCCTGTGACCACATACGCGTACTTGCTACGATTTTATAGTGAAATGCGAACAGCCACCACTGTGTTGATCATGattgttttcatcattttttgCTGGGGGCCTTACTGCTTATTGGGGTTGGTCACCGCGTTGGGGAGTTACACCTTCAACCCAGCAATGGACACAGTAGCCATTTGGCTAGCCTGGGCTAACGGAGCCATCAACCCACTGATCTACGCTATGAGGAACCCAAATATATCCATGTTACTAGGGCGTAGCAGAGAGGAGGGCTACCGGACACGCAACATCGCCACCTACCTGTCTGGCCACACTCAGAACCAGGACATTCAATTCAACCGATCGGAGAGGATACGGGACCGCTACATGAGTCGTGTTGGGGTAAACAATAGCCACCTGTCCAGTTCAAGTCCTGGCAAGGGAGGCGGAGGAACTGAGGTTGCCATGTGGGCCTGCAAAAACCCTGTggttttcttttgtaaagacGCACAGCCCGACACCGCGGTGTTACCCAATTTAGTCAGCGGACCAAAGATAAAGACGGCTGACACCAGCCTGTGAACCTCTGGAGGACCCTCTGTTATTTGCTTGGGAGTTTTTTTTATGTGCAATGATTTTCTGTAAATGTGTAAATGATTTGTAGATGCAGATGTGCATGTTCACAATGGTGCCCGTGAGGATATTTCCTGAGAATGCAACATCGTGAAAAGAACTAACCCTCTTTAGACAAACGCTGAGGTTCAGTTGGCAATGAGTGGGGTCAGGTGAGGAGTAGGGGCCAGGTGATTCATCAGGCCCCCCCTCTGGTGCCTGATGCAGTCATTCCCTGTGATGCTGCACAATAAAGGCAACGTGCTCTATCCGTGTTTGCACCGCATCCTCATTTGTGCTCGGTTCCGTGTGGATCTTTTTGAATCCCTTCTGATACCCTTTCATGTGTCATTGTTAGCTGTTTAGGATTTTAGGTCATAGATTTGCTTTTGAAAGTACCAGAAAGATAATTCTATGGTTTAATAGGGTgaagaataagaataaaagaGTCGTAATTTTTTTGCTGCTCTGACTTGCACTAGGCAAAAGGGTTGATGTTAACAATAAAGATGAAGATGAGTGTCATACACCTGAGCCAGGGTTCAGAAGTGGCCTCAGCCTTCTTCAGATCTGTCATCGGCTCAGCGTGACGCGTCTGAGAACAGCTAACTGGGCCGGGAAACCTTTTCAAAGTAAATTTGCCCGGCCCAGCCCTTATGATCTGTTAGGGCTGTTTTCTTGCTGCCTTCAGGTTGATGTTCCTGTTTTCTGGTGCTGAACAGTCTTCCAGTTTCTCCAATGTACCTTTTTTGCTATGATGTTGCGTCTTTTGCCCAGTGTCATTGGGTCTTTTGGTTGAACCAGTTGTGGTGGTgtgttttggtgattttatggGTTCAGTTATCCCCGGATATGTGGCAGTGCTTCatgtctttgtttccttttccctttctttggggttttgtttcatttccttttttttcttctctccttcattAAAGGTCCATTTTGGATCTTGGAAAGTTGTCTATAACGAAGACAGAATGAACGTAACCAATCGGCTGTGTAGACATTGTACAGTGGTagcacacaaaaaaacaaataaagttttaaaagtCAATATATTTCTGGGAAGCTTAGATAAAAGTCCTGCAGCAGTTGCGGGTCAAGGATGAGGGAGCGCTCCTCCGGTCAGAACCCCCTGcaaccccctcccccgccctgTGTATGTCCAGACTCCTGACCGTTGTAGGGCCGGATGGCCTTCAATGAGAcggaaggggggggagagggtggcgcaggaggctggtggggcTTTTAGTAACTGGTTTGAGGAGGGAGACATGGACCACTGGATGGACGTTCAGGGAGGCTGGGAGACGGAGTCGAACCGCACTGGGATTGATGATTTTGTCCCAGGGGATAGGGGCCAAATACCTGGGGGTGAGTTTTCTGGACTCCGTCTGGAGGGGAAGGTCACGGGATGAGAGCCCACACTTGTGGCCTACCTGGTAGTTGGGTGCAGGTGCTCGGCAGCGGTCCGCCAGAGTCGGTTGCGCTCCACCGTTCTTCCCAGTGCAAGCCGGGTCTCCCGCCACACTCCGGACAGAGGGTACCACCGCGTCGGATTCCTGGCTAGGGAACAAGGAGGTTGGTAACCATGGTTAACCATAAACGTGTGACAGGCCGGTAGCTGAGCTGATGAGGGAGTTGTGGGCGTATTCTACCAGGGTAGGTGCGAGGCCCAGGAGGCGGGGAGGCCACACAGCGCAGAGAGGACTTCAAACTCTGGTTCGCTCGTTCAGTCTGGCCGTTGGACTGAGGATGGTAACCTgaagtgaggctggaggtggttccCAGGGCCCGGTAGAACGCCTTCCATGACCTGCAAGGTGAACCGGGGTCAGTGGTCTGACACGATACCTGAGGGATTCCATGTAGTCGGAAAACATGCTGTACCAGGAGGTTTGCCGTCTCCAAGGCGGTGGGAAGTTTAGGGAGGGTAACAAAATGTATCGCCTTGGAGAAGCGATCGACCACTGTCAGTACGGTATCATTACCTTCAGATGGGGGCAGACCGGTAACGAAGTCCAAAGCGATGTGGGACCAGGGACGAGGGGAATGGGCTGCCAGGAGTCCTGCAGGGGGCCTGTGTGAGGACTTGCTGCGCGTGCCACACTGTGCACGCAGCGACAAAGGTCCAGACGTCCGCAGCCATGgatggccaccagaagcgctgcTGGATGAGGGCCAGTGTGCGGTGAACTCCTGGATGGCAGGCTATCCGGGAGGTGTGCCCCCATGAGAGCAAT
Above is a genomic segment from Takifugu rubripes chromosome 2, fTakRub1.2, whole genome shotgun sequence containing:
- the gpr135 gene encoding probable G-protein coupled receptor 135 precursor (The RefSeq protein has 1 frameshift compared to this genomic sequence) is translated as MSHMSLFFRVVSIVTSLVTTSSTEATVGSTKNLSTLRDKRGSQFGEILEASPLSVLSASESSSILHGVMVAAEALVLLSIFLLSSLGNSAVIVVIIKHRQLRTVTNAFIMSLSLSDFLTAILCLPFSFVMLFSKDGVWMFGDHFCVANGFFNTCFGIISTLTMTLISFDRYYAIVRQPQAKMDRQKATQLLLAVWLTAVIFALPWYLLASAPSQIHKRGFYHCMYVFHSGTSRLGTAYSICLIIVCYLLPFSLMCFCHYNICKTVRLSEIRVRPVTTYAYLLRFYSEMRTATTVLIMIVFIIFCWGPYCLLGLVTALGSYTFNPAMDTVAIWLAWANGAINPLIYAMRNPNISMLLGRSREEGYRTRNIATYLSGHTQNQDIQFNRSERIRDRYMSRVGVNNSHLSSSSPGKGGGGTEVAMWACKNPVVFFCKDAQPDTAVYPI
- the gpr135 gene encoding probable G-protein coupled receptor 135 isoform X1; amino-acid sequence: MKEDLSSLDSAISMTLHGDNFTGVSSGVAFTDQLATTSSVVHVVVSIVTSLVTTSSTEATVGSTKNLSTLRDKRGSQFGEILEASPLSVLSASESSSILHGVMVAAEALVLLSIFLLSSLGNSAVIVVIIKHRQLRTVTNAFIMSLSLSDFLTAILCLPFSFVMLFSKDGVWMFGDHFCVANGFFNTCFGIISTLTMTLISFDRYYAIVRQPQAKMDRQKATQLLLAVWLTAVIFALPWYLLASAPSQIHKRGFYHCMYVFHSGTSRLGTAYSICLIIVCYLLPFSLMCFCHYNICKTVRLSEIRVRPVTTYAYLLRFYSEMRTATTVLIMIVFIIFCWGPYCLLGLVTALGSYTFNPAMDTVAIWLAWANGAINPLIYAMRNPNISMLLGRSREEGYRTRNIATYLSGHTQNQDIQFNRSERIRDRYMSRVGVNNSHLSSSSPGKGGGGTEVAMWACKNPVVFFCKDAQPDTAVLPNLVSGPKIKTADTSL